One window from the genome of Eucalyptus grandis isolate ANBG69807.140 chromosome 7, ASM1654582v1, whole genome shotgun sequence encodes:
- the LOC120296229 gene encoding transcription factor bHLH114-like, giving the protein MSNSFLPSLQSELFTIGNEFRMSNLEVSSLLDNKMNVHSNGGFYLQSKAFNDDYWLRDEDNVAIPAQPLNDLQTGYEYIISRCDTIYEQPRKKFLVPQTPNDLQANHNERKHQLNGKEFVSGEGFSVPQLESMPLNEWNKNKRKRTLSNEEHHEVQNGSVKAQRCRMQIPVRRSQKIGDKITSLQKLVSPYGKTDTASVLQEASLYIKLLQEQIQNLFQMLSSSYSSVRALQPQPCIDVEVNGEREIDLRSRGLCLVPVSSVQEKSKEIRAEAHSRIYQGSW; this is encoded by the exons ATGAGCAACTCCTTTCTTCCATCTTTACAATCTGAACTTTTCACCATAG GAAACGAGTTTCGGATGTCGAATCTGGAAGTTTCTTCCCTGCTGGACAACAAAAT GAACGTGCACAGCAATGGTGGATTCTATTTGCAGTCCAAAGCATTCAATGATGATTACTGGTTAAGAGATGAAGATAATGTGGCAATTCCTGCTCAGCCCCTTAATGATCTTCAAAcag GTTATGAGTACATCATATCAAGGTGTGATACAATCTATGAGCAGCCAAGAAAGAAGTTTTTGGTTCCACAAACTCCAAAT GATTTGCAGGCCAATCACAATGAAAGGAAGCACCAATTAAACGGAAAAGAGTTCGTATCCGGAGAGGGCTTTAGTGTACCGCAGCTCGAAAGCATGCCTTTGAACGAGTGGAACAAGAACAAGAGGAAAAGAACCTTGTCTAATGAAGAACATCATGAAGTTCAAAATGGCTCGGTTAAGGCTCAGCGGTGCAGg ATGCAAATTCCAGTGAGGAGAAGTCAAAAGATAGGTGACAAAATTACATCTCTACAAAAGCTGGTATCTCCATATGGCAAG ACTGACACTGCTTCAGTACTCCAAGAAGCTTCCCTATATATCAAGCTCCTTCAAGAACAAATTCAG AATCTATTCCAGATGCTAAGCAGCTCATATAGTAGCGTCAGAGCACTCCAACCACAG CCGTGCATTGATGTAGAGGTGAACGGGGAAAGGGAAATTGATTTGCGAAGCAGAGGACTCTGTTTGGTTCCGGTATCATCGGTTCAGGAAAAGTCGAAAGAGATCCGTGCTGAAGCTCACAGTCGTATTTATCAAGGAAGTTGGTGA